A portion of the Microbulbifer agarilyticus genome contains these proteins:
- a CDS encoding LytR/AlgR family response regulator transcription factor, with protein sequence MPTAIIADDEPLLRMELADALENLWPELRIIEHADNGAKALRYIEEYQPDIAFLDIRMPSLDGLEVADQVREKCQVVFVTAYDEHAVTAFEQGAIDYVLKPIKMARLAATVSRLRQRLSEKPASDETSSNEPLQWVRASSGNSLRFFPVQDIVYFRSDGKYTKIVTSDDQALIREPLRSLGQTLDSKIFWRINRGIIVNLSHISHVTRDDEGKMTVHLQGEATSLPVSKNHQSQFRGM encoded by the coding sequence ATGCCTACTGCGATTATCGCGGATGACGAACCGCTCCTGCGCATGGAATTAGCTGATGCACTTGAAAATCTCTGGCCAGAACTCCGTATTATTGAACATGCAGATAACGGGGCCAAAGCTTTAAGGTATATTGAGGAATACCAGCCCGATATCGCTTTCCTAGATATCCGCATGCCCTCTCTTGACGGCTTGGAAGTCGCTGATCAAGTTCGAGAGAAATGCCAGGTGGTATTTGTCACAGCATATGATGAGCACGCCGTAACCGCCTTCGAACAAGGGGCGATAGATTACGTGCTCAAGCCGATTAAAATGGCACGTCTCGCCGCCACGGTGAGTAGGCTTCGGCAGAGACTGAGCGAAAAACCTGCCAGCGACGAAACATCCAGTAACGAACCGTTGCAGTGGGTCCGTGCCAGCTCGGGTAATAGCCTGCGCTTTTTCCCTGTGCAGGACATCGTATATTTTCGTTCAGATGGGAAGTACACAAAAATCGTGACCAGCGATGATCAAGCACTGATTCGCGAGCCTCTCCGCTCACTAGGACAAACACTCGACTCAAAAATATTCTGGAGAATCAATCGTGGGATTATTGTCAACCTCAGCCATATTTCCCATGTCACCAGAGATGATGAAGGCAAGATGACCGTGCACCTACAGGGCGAAGCCACCTCACTTCCAGTTAGTAAAAATCATCAATCCCAGTTTCGCGGTATGTGA
- a CDS encoding sensor histidine kinase has translation MNPILRFLFPGSTHQGLLGEFSFRRAIVPTVLFVVIVGIFYHFSGKGPALGLLVKLWAAFSMAYLLLTSLSLWQGKNPRWYYVLFTASLGVTVGGGLAALVAALEQPGNTISWQLMAREWITGSAFSAFFIFLSLGTSIVRNNEQRKAKQREQVLQAQVRALTAQIEPHFLMNTLANLRYLMRKDVEQAQVMLDHMADFFQGALSRARATKADLGQELDLVKSYLQIMQIRMGNKLQWSINVPTELLSNPFPSLMLQTLVENAVTHGIAPMESTGEVKIMSERRNGNILLTVSDNGVGISQNLESPLGIGLENTRARLNGFFQGRARLAVQSNHSGTTATITVPE, from the coding sequence ATGAATCCAATCCTGCGCTTTTTGTTTCCCGGGAGCACTCATCAGGGGCTCCTTGGGGAATTCAGCTTCCGCCGTGCTATCGTTCCAACGGTCCTCTTCGTTGTGATTGTAGGGATTTTCTACCACTTCTCAGGAAAAGGGCCAGCACTGGGTTTACTGGTCAAACTGTGGGCAGCATTCTCCATGGCCTACCTGCTGCTCACCTCTCTGTCACTCTGGCAAGGGAAAAACCCTAGGTGGTACTACGTTCTCTTTACTGCATCACTAGGCGTCACCGTTGGAGGAGGGTTGGCGGCTTTAGTGGCAGCTCTGGAACAACCAGGAAACACTATAAGCTGGCAGTTGATGGCCAGAGAATGGATCACCGGCAGCGCCTTTAGCGCCTTTTTCATTTTCCTATCACTTGGCACCAGTATCGTACGAAACAATGAGCAGCGGAAAGCCAAACAACGCGAACAGGTACTCCAGGCGCAAGTTCGCGCGCTGACCGCGCAGATAGAACCCCACTTCCTGATGAACACCCTCGCAAACCTGCGCTACCTGATGCGCAAGGACGTAGAACAAGCCCAAGTGATGCTTGATCATATGGCCGACTTCTTTCAGGGTGCCCTGAGTCGCGCGAGGGCCACAAAGGCCGACCTCGGCCAAGAACTGGATCTCGTAAAAAGCTATCTGCAAATCATGCAAATTCGGATGGGAAACAAATTACAGTGGTCAATCAATGTTCCGACTGAGCTATTAAGTAATCCCTTTCCCTCACTCATGTTACAAACCCTGGTGGAAAACGCTGTTACTCACGGTATCGCACCAATGGAAAGCACAGGCGAAGTAAAAATTATGTCCGAGCGTCGCAATGGAAACATCCTGTTAACCGTTTCAGATAACGGTGTGGGCATATCCCAAAATCTAGAATCGCCGCTTGGAATAGGCCTCGAAAATACCAGGGCTCGTTTGAATGGATTTTTCCAAGGCAGGGCAAGACTTGCTGTTCAGTCTAATCATTCCGGCACTACCGCGACGATTACCGTTCCTGAGTAA